The genomic stretch tttattgttgagtcagttacctacttctttctatcttagaagcaaacacttgtatcaactgtgtgcattgattcttacatgtttacttattgcacttgttatattgctttgtgttgacaattatccatgagatatatatgttgaagttgaaagcaaccgctgaaacttaatcttcctttgtgttgcttcaatgcctttacttcgaatttattgctttatgagtaactcttatacaagtctcattgatgcttgtcttgaaagtactattcatgaaaagtctttgttatatggttcagttgtttactcattgtctttatcaatgctttgaatcgctgcattcatctcatatgctttacaatagtatgatcaagattatgatagcatgtcacttcagaaactatctttgttatcgtttacctactcgagggagagtaggaactgagcttggggatgcttgatacgtctcaaacgtatctataatttcttatgttccatgctacttttatgatgatactcacatgttttatacacattatatgtcattattatgcgttttccggaactaacctattgacgagatgccgaagtgccagctctcgttttctcgtcgtttttggtttcgtaaatcctagtaaggaaatattctcggaattggacgaaatcaacgcccaacatcctatttttccacgaagcttccggaacacccgagagccactgcaggggagccctggtgggcccagatgatagggcggcgcggccaggctagggcccgcgcccccctactgtgtcgtcgcctcgtcagccttccgactccgcctcttcgcctatttaaaggtccctgacctaaaacctcgatgcggaaaagccacggtacgagaaaccttccagagccgccgccatcgcgaagccaagatctgggggacaggagtctctgttccggcacgccgccgggactgggaagtgcccccggaaggcttctccatcaacaccaccgccatcttcatcaacgctgctgtctcccatgaggagggagtagttctccatcgaggctcggggctgtaccggtagctatgtggttaatctctctcctatgtacttcaatacaatgatctcatgagctgccttacatgtttgagtttcatatgagttttgtatcactattcatctatgtgttactctggtgatgttattaaagtagtctattcctcctccatggtgtaatggtgacagtgtgtgcatcatgtagtacttggcgtaggttatgattgtaatctcttgtagattatgaagttaattattgctatgatagtattgatgtgatctattcctccttcatagtgtgatggtgacaagtgtgcatgctatgttagtacttggtgtaattgcaatgatctatcatgcactctaaggttatttaaatatgaacatcgaatgttgtggagcttgttaactccgacattgaggtgctcttgtagccctacacaattagtggtgttcatcatccaacaagagagtgtagagtggttttattatgtgatcaatgttgagagtgtccactagtgaaagtatgatccctaggccttgtttccaaacactgaaactccgtttatttatcgttctcgttgcatgtttactcgctgccatattttattcagattgttattaccactcatatacatccatattacttgtatttcactatctcttcgccgaactagtgcacctatacatctgacaagtgtattaggtgtgttggggacacaagagacttcttgtatcgtgattgcagggttgcttgagagggatatctttgacctcttcctccctgagttcgataaaccttgggtgatccacttaaaggaaacttgctgctgttctacaaacctctgctcttggaggcccaacactgtctacaggaaaaggactgtgcgtagacatcacccatcAGTTTGCGGTAATAGTCGTAAACGTGTCCCATAATAGCTGCCTGATCTGTAAGTTCCCCCTGATCCAAAATCAGACGGGGAATCCCACACTTCCGACGCTGTCCATTGGCAATCGCATGGAAGTAAGCCGTGCAAGCGTCCCCTTTAAGGAGCCACTGCACACGGCTCCGTTGGCGCCAATACTCTTCCTCTAAAGAGTCAAGCAATACCACCTGATCTTCCAGGTGATAGCGGAAGGCCCATCCTTCCTCGTCTAACCCAGACGAATCCGCCACTGCATCAAGTGCCTCAACCTGAGCCAACAGCCCCGCTTTGCGGTCACGCTTTTCCTTCCCTAGGTTCGTCCCCCAACCCTTGAGGAACTGGCGAGACAGCCTGGCCACGCACATCCAGAGCTCAATCGAGCCCCTATGGGGCCCAAAGTCTGTCAAAAAGGAGCCTAATTTCCCCTTAACTAGGTCCAAAAACCCCGGAACCCCGAACCACCAGGTTTGAAAGATGAACCTGGAGGGTCCACAACGCTCGTCCGCTCCGCTTTTAAGGAGTAGCGGAGTGTGGTCAGAGCCAATCCGAGTGATCGCGGTTAGGGAGCAGAGCGGGAACCAGGCCTCCCAGGTCGGGGACACAAAAACTCTGTCCAACACACATCTCACCGGAGACAACTGTTTGTTGGTCCACGTATAGCGCGCCCCGACCCTGGCCACCTCCCTAAGTGACAAGTTGGCTATCGCGTCATTGAACCTATGAACCCGTGGCCAATTAACATTGGCATTATTCTTATCCCCAGCCCGTTGGATAAGATTGAAGTCACCGCCCAACACCACCGGGTCCTGATAGGAGCTGACTTCTCTAACCAGCTCGCTTAGGAACTCACCGGTACGCTGGTGATCCGCAGGTCCATAGACCAGAACAAACCACCATTTATGTTTGGTTCTCCTCTGCAAAATATGAGCGCTAAGGTAGAAGGTTCCCTTCCTCCATACCCCAACCTCAAACACCTCGTCGCGGAAACCCAGCAAAAGACCTCCCGAGTGTCCTAACGCTGGCAGCCAATTCTAGTTGAATTGACCGCCGACTTCTAGCCGCCGGAGCTCAGAAGCCGAGAAATCTTGTCTTATTGTCTCTTGGAGGCCAACGAAATCCACCTTCTCGGACCGCAGATAATCTAAGATTTGGGTCCGGCGACCGCTGGCCCCAAAGCCGCGAATGTTATAGATGAGGTCTTTCATCGCTAACCAACACGTTTTCCCCGTCCCTTACGGTTTGACAGCATTGGCCGCTTCGCGCACGCACGCTTGGGCTTGCTTCGAACACTAGGAGCCACCCCTTCATTTGGGCATGAAGTCCATACAAGAAATCCATCTGTCTCGCACCCTCTAATGTTAACAAATTTAACACGATCTCGTTGTTGCCGTCAACCTTTAATTGTTTTTCCATAGAGCACAACGGTGCCGCTTTGTTGCCGTCTTCTGTCGAAGGTTAGGGATGTCAGCAAGTTTTTCATCAAAGTTGTCAGTATTTCCTTTTTCGGCAGCCAGTTCGTCACGAAGATATATAAAAAGGTTCGTTAGTCAAGTTGTGCGTTGTATGCCTTCCTCGGAGAAAGTAACATGGATCTTATGCagctgtcaaagaaaaacaaaagatctTACAATATGCAGCTGTCCTTCCAATGACAAGGATATTCGTCCAGTCGTTTAATAGCAACAAACACATAATTTGAACCGCAACTTTATCTAGTAGTTAGCTTTGCAAAAATCTGTACGAGAACTACATATAGCATGGGAACCTGAAAGTTTGCCAGGGAAATTTTCCGGAGATTACAATGTTCACAACCTGGCCTGCTCGTAGGCACGCGTGCAGCTCCCTTTTCTGCCACCTGAATGGCGTCGGGAGCGCCATGCTCTACCGCATGCTGGACGCGGTGACGTCGGTGAAATGCGAGACGCGACGGGCTCGCAAGCAGATCAAGGTGCTCCAGGCCCTGGACGTGGCCGGGACGCAGCTGTATCACTTCACCACCATCGTCATCGCCGGCATGGGTTTCTTCACCGACGCCTACGACCTCTTCTCTGTCTCCCTCATCGCCGACCTCCTCGGCCGTATCTACTACAATTCAGCGGACGGCAAGCTCCCCAGCGACGTCGCAGGTGCCGTCAGCGCTGTGGCTCTCTGTGGCACGCTCCTGGGGCAGCTCTTCTTCGGCTGGCTCGGCGACAGGATGGGGCGGAAGCGAATCTACGGCGTCACGCTCAAGCTCATGGTGGTGTGCTCGCTCGCGTCCGGCCTCTCCTTCCACTACAAGCCCAAGTGCATCATAGCCACGCTGTGCTTCTTCCGCTTCTGGCTTGGCTTCGGCGTCGGCGGCGACTATCCGCTCTCGGCGACCATCATGTCGGAGTACGCCAACAAGAGGACTCGCGGGGCCTTCATCGCCGCGGTCTTCGCCATGCAGGTGTGTGTTACCTTAATTACGAGAGGCATCCTTCGGAGCATCGTTCTGAAATTGTTTCCTCGTCGATCTTATGAAGGGTCTTGGGAATTTGGCTGCTGGTGCCGTCGTTCTGGCGCTCTCCGCGAGATTTAAGAACACGGCCGCGTACGAGACTGACCCAGTTGGGCAAGCGGACTACGTATGGCGCATCGTGCTCATGCTCGGCGCCGTTCCTGCACTACTCACCTATTACTGGCGCATGAAGATGCCTGAGACGGCGCGCTACACCGCGCTCATCGCCAAGAACCTGAAGCTCGCGGCGTCGGACATGGCCGCGGTCCTCGACATCGACATCGTGCCCGAGAAAGAAGAGGCGGACGCCATAGAGAGGCATGAAGAGTACGGCCTGTTCTCCATGGATTTCcttcgccgccacggccgccagCTCCTCAGCACCACCGTGTGCTGGTTCGTCCTCGACGTCGTCTTCTACTCGCTTAACCTCTTCATGAAGGACATCTTCAGCGGCATCGGCTGGTTTGGGGACGCGAGCCAGATGAGCCCTCTCGAGCAGACTTACGAGATAGCCCGCACGCAGGCCATCATCGTGGTCAGCGGCTCTCTTCCGGGGTACTTCctcaccgtcctcctcgtcgaccGCATCGGCCGCATCAAAATCCAGCTCATGGGCTTCACCATGATGACCATCTTCATGATCGGCCTCGCTGCCTCCTACAAGTTCTGGTCCAGTCCCAGCATGCACGCGGGCTTTGCCATCATGTACGCCTTCACCCTCTTCTTCGCCAACTTCGGCCCCAACTCCACCACCTTCATCCTGCCGACCGAGATATTCCCCACGCGGCTGCGCTCGACGTGCAACGGCATATCAGCTGCCGGGGGCAAGTGTGGTGCCATCATCGGCGTGCTCTGGTTCCAGTACTCAGAGACGAGTACCCGCAGCTCGCTGCTTCTGCTCGCAGGCTGCAACCTGGTTGGAATTTTGTTCACGCTTGCCTTGCCGGAGACCAAAGGGATGTCACTCGAGGACATCACCGGGGAGATGGAGGAAGTGAGCGAGCCATCAGAAGAATCTGCCACCGTTGCTGAAGCTGAGTTCATCCACAGCGTGGAAATTTCGTGACCATCCTCTCTTCCCGCTGCTGATGTAGTGTGTTTTCAAGATTTGTTCAAAGATTCACAAGTTGTCGGGTATCCTTCCAATCGGTGTTTGGACTCGctactggaaattttgtttttccGGCCGGATATAGCTCGGTTTACCCAGTGTCTTTAATGACAAAGCACTTCGCAAagaaaacacacggcaaagaatcaAACTCGGCAAAGAGCTTTAAAAAAGGGAGTGTCTAATCATCAGCTAGATGAAAACACAATTGGGTTCAAGTCAGATTTCCCCCCACCCCATTCAATCCCACGTTCAGTTAGTCATTCCCCGTCAGTCGGATGTCCTCCAGAAAAAAACAGCTGGCAACGATCAGTCCCACCTCCTAATGATCAGTCCGGTTTTTTTTCTGGCTTTTTTTCCTGGGCCACTAGGCTTTTTTCCTGGGCCTCTAGGCTTTTACACCAGCACAGGAGAAACCAGGCCTCCCAGGCCTGTTCTAACAACTACAGCCACGtgaccatcttcttcctcctcacgcaAACCCCTGGCACACCAGCGACGGCAAGAAGAACAAGTACGGAGATCAGAAAAAAGGAAGAGATCCACAAAACAGATGGAGGGTAATGAGAAAACTTACACCAACATGAATGCCGATGCAGCTGGGCAAGGATTTGCCCCTCCTTCCTCGTCAGCAGAGGCATGTTACCCCCCTCCTCATCCTGCTACTTTTCAGTTCTCCACTATCTTCATAACCAGCCTCTCACTAGATCTCACTTTCTTGAGGAAAATCATGTACCTCTCCAACGCATTGTCTTGATCTGCATAATTCTTGATGATTTTAGCACAGTGACATGCATAATGAAGGAGTAGAATAGCATGTTTCAGAGAAATTCAAAATAGTAGAATAACTCATGGATATGAATACACACAGTGACAGACATGCATACCCATTTAACTAAATTACTGAGAATTCCATAGACTATTTAACTGAAGAAATTCTCTGTTTACCTTCTAACAACCTTACTATGTTGAAAAGACATTTACTAGAAAAAAAACTGAGAGAATTAGTCAATTAGAATTACTGACATAAACTAGCAGGTAGACATTTACCTGATCATAGTGGAAGTATATGTGGTAGAACAAGTAGACGAACAGAAGTATCCGTGCCATCTGCATACACAAATGGTTGCCTACCTTAGAAaagattttttgaaacttcacAAGTAGAGTAAAGATCAAATTTATAGAACGATGTATTGCAGCTTGATACCAGGATAAATTGCTATTACTGTATCCCAGTCCCCAGGCCTTTTTAGGAATGTACAatattttgtttttgcaaattaaATATCACAAAACACAGTAAAAAAGATTGAGGTACTATTCCAGTAGCAGCAATTTTGAAAAAATAACATGGTAGAATAGAGTGTATGAGGGAATAAGGAATTCCCTAACCTACAGCAAATACACATAACAGGTTTGAATATGGCTATACAATTTGAAAATGCTCATTCAATGTATGATTCAGGCACACTGAAGAGTCATCAACTTATGATCAACTGCATGAAATAACTTGTCACCTACAGCTACTGTGTAGGAAACTAGGAACTTCACTTACCAGCCATGCAACAAACCATCCAGACACCATTCACAAAGATAGGCCTTGGATTTTTTTAGTCCAGCAGTATCAAGAAACCTTCATGACATAGGTAACAGGAAAGGTCAGATAGAATGTGTCGCAGAGGTACTTGGTATTAGGAGCATGCGGTACAATCTTCGCATAATAGAGGAACGTTTTCCGTTAGTACACGACAAATTAAGAAGATCAAAATTGCATCAGACTAGAAATAGTAGGTGTTCAACAAGTCCTAGCACCAACTTATAGCAGGTCATTATGGTAAGACATGCTCCATGATATACTAAGTGAAATGAGAATTGATACATCTAGGCATAGTTGTGAAGCACTCAAAAAAGATTACAAACGGAACTGATACTGATAGATTGGTGTCGTCAGTGCCAAACATACTTTGAAGTGATACTATTATTGTAAATACAATCTATAAGTAACTGTTCCAGAAATAATATAGTTCCCATGAAATGTTTATTGCATGAAAGCCAAGAATAAAACACTCACTGCTTCACCACAacaattcatgtatgattgtggCTTTACCAGCAACACTGGGACATCCCCAACTGAACCTGCACCGAATTCAACACACCGAATAAGTAATGAATCTAATCAAAACTAGGAATAAATATTATTGTGAGCCTCATTCCGCATTAAGTCTACCAACCTATTTTTACCAGCTTTAAAAATGCATGAAAATTAGGAGCGTTGTATGATTATTGTGGTTAAGTAGTGAAGCACCGCCAATGTATTTGATGTTGACATTTTTATACAAATTTGCAGGATTCAGGGCAATACACGCAAGGCTTTCAACAAGCAATCAGTATACAAGATGACTTGTTCAAAAAGGTTTGAGCTAACTAAAAAAATAGAGGAGTAATAACATATTTGTTTCGAGACTAACTGTTAACATTTCTCTAGACAATGAAAGACTCAGGGCTAAGCATGCAAGACATTCAACAAACAATTGATGTCCAAGATGAGTTCTTCACAAAGGTAAGcacataaaaaattaaaaaatgtcaGAATATTCTTGATATGCATAGGATTTATAGATAATCATCTTATTGCAGGAAGGATTTACATATACCGGCTTGCTTCTTAGTGGTCTCACAGAGAGTGAAACATATCAAACACAGTATGCTAATGCTCAGgtatttaaaaatacaaatatctgAAAGAAAATTAGCTAACAACTTTTAGAAAGCATGAAAATATTAAATTGTCCAAACAATATGCAGGTACCAGCTCATGGTTCAAACAGAGAAAATGAGGGTGCAACCAACAAAAGTTTACTTAAGAGACAGGGGCCACCACAGGACAGCAATCATGGCTCATCGGATGCATCGCTCGGACAAGATAATGAAAACCCATGGGATCTAAGCATGTTTAATGATATGGAACTAGACCAGGTAATTATCAAACATCATCCAAAAAATCTGCAAGTAATAAATGTTATTGTGTAAAAATACTTATTAATTACAAAATGCATGCAGGTAACTGATAGTAGGGATGGACAAGAACAAAACAATCAGGAAAATGGAACAATGCAACCTGACAATGTCGATGCTGATGATGAAAATGAAGAACAACGGAAGGACATTACAGAGGATGATATAAATATCTTTCTATCAAATGAGAAACTAGCTGCTGAGGGTGTTCAACAGGAGGGACATTCAGAAAATGAAAGAGACACAGAGTTCGAACCTCATGTAGGAATGGAGTTTGCGACAAGAGACGAAGCTCAGAAGTTTTTCAACATGTATGCTTACAATGTTGGGTTCTCGGTCACCTGTGTTTCATCTTACCGTACTACAAGTAAGAAAAGAAACAATGAGGTCATAAGGTTTACAATGAAATGTAACAAGTATGGCAAAAACACTGAAGAGGAAAATGAGCAGATTGTTGCGCAACGACAAAGCACAGTAATAGCTAAGACTGATTGCAAAGTAGAAATGGTATTCAGTGACAGACAAGGAATGTGGAGAATCACAGGAATGCATCTCTTGCACAACCATGAACTATGCCCACAGAGCAGGTTCTACAGGTCACATATATACATGTCAGATGCTGAAAAAGAAATGATTCGAACAATGAAACATTGCAACATGCCAACCAGGGACATGGTTGCAGTGTTGGCATTTATAAGAGGAGGCATGTCACTTCTACCATACAACAAAAGAAAAGTCAGCAACTACAGCACTACCATAAACAGAGAGGTGACAAACAATGATATGATGGAGGTCTTGGATTGGTTTCACAAGAAAAAGACAGAGAACCCAAGATTCTATCACTCAATGGATTTGGATAAATGCAACAAAGTGAGGAGTGTATTTTGGGCAGATGCTAGAGCAATACAGTACTATGACATCTGTGGTGACTGTGTGAGCTTCGACACTACATTCCTAACAAATAAATATAATCTCCCATTTGCACCATTTGCTGGAGTGTCGCCACACGGAAAAACCTACCTATTTGCATGTGCATTCATTATAAATGAAACAGACGACAGTTTTGAGTGGTGTTTCCGAGAGTTCAAGAAAGCAATGGGTGGCAAGTGCCCAAAATCAATTATAACTGACCAAGATAGAGGAATGGCGAGTGCAATACCCACTATTTTCAGAGATTCAATACACAGATGTTGCTTGTTTCATGTTAAGAAAAATATTGATGATAAAGGAGGGCCGGTGTTCCAAGCAAATGAAGGGTTGTATGAGGAAATGCAGGACATAATAGATAAATCATTGACAGTCCATGAATTTGAAACACTATGGCAGGCAATGATAACTGAGTATAAAGTGGGGCACATAAAGATATTTCAGGATATCTGGAAAAGCAGACAGAAGTGGGTTCCGGTTTACTTCAAGAATAAGTTCTTCCCCTTCATCCAAACAACAGCTAGAAGTGAAGGCACTAATGCATTGTTTAAAAAGGGGGTAGGACCACAGTTCAGCATGACAAGCTTCCTGCGGGAGTACCAGCGGATAATGGACACAATGCATGCAAATGAGGATGAATTAGATCATAATGTAGTAAACAAAAGAGTTAAAGAAAAGAAGTTCCTAACCGCATACTACATCGAAAGACAAGCCCATGAGCTCTACAATATTTCCATCTTTAGGAAATTCCGGAAAATCCTAAATGATGTTACAAGACTACAAATCGGAGAAGATGAGAAGGgcaagatatactcgggtatttcAGGCAACCAATTACCCAATAAAAGAGCACTGCACACGTAGATTACCTAGTCCAAGTGAATCTACAAAACCAGGACTACTCATGCATATGCTGCAAGTTTGATAAGGATGGTTTGCTTTGCTCTCACATCTTGAAAGTAATAATGCAACTACAAATAGACAAGATCCCGGaaaagtatataatagataggtgGCGGAAAAGACAGAAAAAACTATTCAATCTTCCAGTTCCACCAGAAAATGAGGACAGCATTGTTCTGAGATTTAATGTTCTATCTAGATTGT from Lolium rigidum isolate FL_2022 chromosome 4, APGP_CSIRO_Lrig_0.1, whole genome shotgun sequence encodes the following:
- the LOC124647332 gene encoding putative inorganic phosphate transporter 1-13; this translates as MFTTWPARRHACSSLFCHLNGVGSAMLYRMLDAVTSVKCETRRARKQIKVLQALDVAGTQLYHFTTIVIAGMGFFTDAYDLFSVSLIADLLGRIYYNSADGKLPSDVAGAVSAVALCGTLLGQLFFGWLGDRMGRKRIYGVTLKLMVVCSLASGLSFHYKPKCIIATLCFFRFWLGFGVGGDYPLSATIMSEYANKRTRGAFIAAVFAMQGLGNLAAGAVVLALSARFKNTAAYETDPVGQADYVWRIVLMLGAVPALLTYYWRMKMPETARYTALIAKNLKLAASDMAAVLDIDIVPEKEEADAIERHEEYGLFSMDFLRRHGRQLLSTTVCWFVLDVVFYSLNLFMKDIFSGIGWFGDASQMSPLEQTYEIARTQAIIVVSGSLPGYFLTVLLVDRIGRIKIQLMGFTMMTIFMIGLAASYKFWSSPSMHAGFAIMYAFTLFFANFGPNSTTFILPTEIFPTRLRSTCNGISAAGGKCGAIIGVLWFQYSETSTRSSLLLLAGCNLVGILFTLALPETKGMSLEDITGEMEEVSEPSEESATVAEAEFIHSVEIS